Below is a window of Mycobacterium dioxanotrophicus DNA.
CGGTGGCTCGCTGCAGCCAGTTCGTCCTGGTCGACGCGCTTGATGCCCATTTCCTTGGCGGTGATCGCGGCGTGCTCGCCCATCGACTTGCCGGTACGCGGTTCGCTGTTCACCGGGATCTCGACGCCCACCGATGCCGGCAGCTTGCCGACCAGCTTGAGCCGATCGACGTTGGACTTGGCGCGGCGCAGCCCGAGCAGCACGCGGCGCAGGTCGTCGCCGAAAGCGATCGGAGCGTCCGACGCGGTGTCCACGCCGCCGGCGGCAGCCGATTCGTACTGCCCCAGCGCGATGCTGTTGGCCGCGGCGATGGTCGCCTGCAGGCCGGTGCCACAGGCTTGCTGCACGTCGAAGGCCGGGGTGTACGCGGAGAGCGCGCTGCCGAGCACGCACTCACGCATGAGGTTGAAATCACGGCTGTGCTTGAGTACCGCACCGCCGATCACCGCGCCGAGCCGCTCGCCCGCCAGACCGAAGCGGTCGATCAGCCCGTCGAGGGCTGCGGTGAACATGTCCTGGTTGGAGGCGTTCGCGTAAGCGCCGTCGGACCGCGCGAACGGAATCCTGTTGCCACCCAATACGGCAACGCGGCGCCGGGTCGTGTTGTTGGCCATCTGTTTGCCCTCCACTGTCGGGTTGTCCCGGGCCATATTACCCACTGTTCTTACTCTGGAGTAAGTTCGTAGGTATGGCTACCGACCTGCTCTCTCAGATTGTGAACTCCGGGCCGGGATCCTTCCTGGCCAAGCAGCTGGGCGTGCCCCAGCCCGAGCCCCTGCGCCGCTACCGAGCCGGCGACCCACCGCTACCCGGGTCACTGCTGATCGGCGGCACCGGCCGCGTCGTCGAACCCCTGCGCGCCGCGCTCGCCGAGGACTACGACGTCGTCTCCAACAACATCGGCGGCCGCTGGGCGGACTCGTTCGGCGGTGTCGTGCTCGACGCGACCGGCATCACCGATGCGGCAGGCCTCAAGGAGCTGTACAAGTTCTTCACGCCCGTGCTGCGCAACCTGGCCCCGTGCGCACGAGTCGTCGTCGTCGGCACCACGCCCGAGCAGGCGGGCAGCGTGCATGAGCAAATCGCTCAGCGTGCGCTCGAGGGCTTCACCCGGTCGCTGGGCAAGGAGTTGCGCCGCGGCGCCACGGTCGCCCTGGTGTACCTGGCCGCCGACGCCAAGCCCGGCGCCACCGGTCTGGAATCGACGCTGCGCTTCATCCTGTCGGCGAAGTCGGCCTACGTGGACGGACAGGTGTTCCGGGTCGGCGCCGCCGACTCCACTGCGCCGGCCGATTGGGACAAGCCGCTCGACGGCAAGGTCGCCGTCGTGACGGGGGCGGCGCGCGGCATTGGGGCGACCATCGCCGAAGTGTTCGCGCGTGACGGCGCGGCTGTGGTGACTGTGGACGTCGAGCCGGCCGCAGAGGACCTGCAGAAGGTGGCCGAGAAGGTCGGCGGAACCGCGCTGACACTTGACGTCACCGCCGAAGACGCGGTCGACAAGATCGTCGCGCACGTCACCGAGCATCACGGCGGCAAGGTGGACGTGCTGGTGAACAATGCCGGCATCACCCGCGACAAACTGCTGGCCAACATGGACGAGGGCCGCTGGGATGCTGTGATCGCCGTGAATCTCCTTGCGCCCCAACGGCTCACCGAGGGCCTCGTGGCTGCCGGCGCCCTGGGTGAGGGTGGCCGCGTGATCGGCTTGTCCTCGATGGCAGGCATCGCGGGCAACCGCGGACAGACCAACTACGCCACCACCAAGGCCGGCATGATCGGGCTGACCGATGCGCTGGCCCCGGTGCTGGGCGAGAAGGGCATCACCATCAACGCGGTGGCCCCCGGCTTCATCGAGACCAAGATGACCGAGGCGATTCCGCTGGCCACCCGCGAGGTGGGCCGCCGGCTCAACTCGCTGTTCCAGGGTGGTCAGCCCGTGGACGTCGCAGAATTGATCGCCTACTTCGCCAACCCCGCGTCGAATGCCGTGACAGGCAACACGATCCGGGTGTGCGGCCAGGCCATGCTGGGGGCGTGACGGCGTGAACAACATGCTGCGCGCCGTGGTGGGGGCGCTACCGTTCGTCCCCCGCTCCGACACCCTGCCCACCCGCACCATCACCGTCGACGACCTTGCCATCGACCCAGCCAACGTCGCGGCATACGCGCAGGTGACCGGGCTGCGGTTCGGCGATACGCTGCCGCTGACCTACCCGTTCGCACTGACGTTCCCGACCGTGATGTCACTGGTTACCGGATTCGATTTCCCGTTCGCCGCAATGGGTTCGGTGCACACCGAGAACCACATCACCCAATATCGGCCGATCTCCGTCACCGACACCGTCAGCGCCGCCGTACATGCGGAGAACCTGCGGGAGCACCGCAAGGGGCTGCTGGTCGACATCGTCACCGACCTCAAGGTCGGCAATGATCTGGCCTGGCATCAGGTGACGACGTTCCTGCACCAGCAGCGCACCAGCCTGTCCGACGAACCGAAGCCGCCGCCACAGAAGCAACCCAAGCTCGGCCCGCCGAATGCCATCCTGCGCATCACGCCCGGGCAGATCCGCCACTACGCCGACGTCGGCGGGGATCACAACCCGATCCACACCAACGCCATCGCGGCCAAGCTGTTCGGCTTCCCCACTGTGATCGCACACGGGATGTTCAGCGCGGCAACGGTTCTGGCGAACATCGAGGGTCAGCTGCCCGACGCGGTGAAGTACTCGGTCCGATTCGCCAAGCCCGTGGTCCTGCCCGCCAACGCGGGGCTCTACGTCTCACGAGACACCGACGGCTGGGAACTGACCCTGCGTAACCTCTCGAAGGGCTACCCACACCTCACGGGGACAGTCTCCGCGCTCTGACGTCTTACATTGGACCCCCGCCGCTTTCGCGGCGGGGGCTCAAATTTCTATTGGCTACTCGCCGATAGCGCTGATTACGACAACCGGCGCATCCGCTGCCATGAACGCTTTCGACTTGAGCTTCGTCGTCGTGAAGGCCGCATCCAACTGAATGCTGGTGACGTAGCCACCCTTCGGGAGCAATTCGGTCAAGGTATTCCAGACATCCGGCATTGCAGTAGTCGGGACCGGCAGGTATCGCTGCTTCAGATCGCTTGCGGTATCCGCCGTCAACTCGATCACCGCGTCGATCCAGTACAGCGACGGGCCGGGAACACTCGGATCTCCCATGTCGCCGCTCACCCACGAACCCGACATCGGTGAGCCGAGCACCGGGAAGCGCCTCGTGATCGGCTCAAGGTCGTGCCGAACCGGATTGGAAGTGGTCTTGCTCGCCGGAGCATTCATCGAGGCGTCTCTCTTTTGAGGGCTGTGAGCGGTGGAGCCGCACGCCGCGAGCGCGGCAACGAGTAGCGCCGTCGGCGCGACGATCATCCTGGCGCGCAGCGTCTTACGTGGTGTCACGGCAACGTCACCCTCCCGTGCTGCGGTTGTTTTCAGGCCGTCCAATACCGCCGGCGCTACCTCTGCCGTCGACGCGATCTTCGCGCCCTGGATTGAACTGCGGCTGCCCACCTTGCTCAGCGCTTGGCGCACTGCCCAGCTCCCATGTGATCGTACGGGTGAGCTGGCCGTGAGAATCGAATGGCTTCGCCCAACCCAGTTCAGTAAATCGGCCATTCTCATTGTCGGCTGCCCCGGTACCGATATCAGCCTGACCGCGATTGAAATCGTAGTGATCTTCTGCATGAACAGTGACGGTCATCGTGACCTTGTTTCCGTCGACACGTACATCAGCGCTGCTCCACTGCTGGTATCCACCAACCGCTTTCTGCCAGTTCTCTGTGGTCGGGTACGTGGACGTAGGCGTCGCATCCCCTGTCATCGAGAACGACGTATTGCCCGCTCGGATCAGCTCTTCAGCCCCGCGTTGCGCTCGGCTGATTTGATCATCGACATTTGCCTTGATTCCTGGGTCTTCCCGGTAGGCCTCCTCGTAATCGAATTCGATTGGCTTACCGTCGTTGTCCCAATAATGCCGATACATTTGCGTGGCGTCGTCGAGGTCAGGCCGCAACACCCTGCCACCGGCCAACTTCGCCTGCCACTCAGCGCGCTTCAGATAATCTCGCCACGACGGATCGGCAGAGTCGTACTGGAAGTCCTCGTCCCACTTGATGTCAGGTTTTGTCGGCGCCCCCATCACGAACTCCGGGCCGCCAGGCTCGCCCGGCTTCGCTCCCGGTGCATCTGACTGAGCGGTATCGCCCTCGTTCTTGTCCTGGTCACTGCCGTCGTCGGGAGCCTCATGACGCGGCCCAAATTTCTGTCTGATCAGGCCTTCGTATTCGCCTTTGATGCCCTGCACCCGTCCGCGGATGTCGATCATGTCGTTGGTGGACTTCTGGATGATGTCGCTGAGCTGGCTGACACCCTTGTTGACGATCGGCAGCAGCTTACGGTCGCGCTCGTCGGCGTCGGCTGGGCGCAGCCCAAATACGCGAGTTCCACCCTCGCTGTGACACGCCAATCAGCAGCGTCAGCTCAGTCTCGTCAGCTGCCGCTGTCCTTGCCGCCGTCAGGAGCTTTGCGCCGCTGCGGGGTCTGGCGGCCGATGACGGGTTCGGTCCACGCGCGATCCTCTTTGTACAGATCTTCGTCGGGCGACAGGTTCGGGTCGCGACGCTTTTCCTTGCCCTGCTGACCGCCGCCGTGGCCCATACCGCCGCTACCCATGCCACCGCCGCCCATGCCGGCACCGGCAGGCGCCGTGCCCGCGGCACCCGGGCCGCCTGCTTTTGCAGCGGCAGGAGTCGGTGCGACTGACTCCGATC
It encodes the following:
- a CDS encoding 3-oxoacyl-ACP reductase; this encodes MATDLLSQIVNSGPGSFLAKQLGVPQPEPLRRYRAGDPPLPGSLLIGGTGRVVEPLRAALAEDYDVVSNNIGGRWADSFGGVVLDATGITDAAGLKELYKFFTPVLRNLAPCARVVVVGTTPEQAGSVHEQIAQRALEGFTRSLGKELRRGATVALVYLAADAKPGATGLESTLRFILSAKSAYVDGQVFRVGAADSTAPADWDKPLDGKVAVVTGAARGIGATIAEVFARDGAAVVTVDVEPAAEDLQKVAEKVGGTALTLDVTAEDAVDKIVAHVTEHHGGKVDVLVNNAGITRDKLLANMDEGRWDAVIAVNLLAPQRLTEGLVAAGALGEGGRVIGLSSMAGIAGNRGQTNYATTKAGMIGLTDALAPVLGEKGITINAVAPGFIETKMTEAIPLATREVGRRLNSLFQGGQPVDVAELIAYFANPASNAVTGNTIRVCGQAMLGA
- a CDS encoding MaoC/PaaZ C-terminal domain-containing protein, whose amino-acid sequence is MLRAVVGALPFVPRSDTLPTRTITVDDLAIDPANVAAYAQVTGLRFGDTLPLTYPFALTFPTVMSLVTGFDFPFAAMGSVHTENHITQYRPISVTDTVSAAVHAENLREHRKGLLVDIVTDLKVGNDLAWHQVTTFLHQQRTSLSDEPKPPPQKQPKLGPPNAILRITPGQIRHYADVGGDHNPIHTNAIAAKLFGFPTVIAHGMFSAATVLANIEGQLPDAVKYSVRFAKPVVLPANAGLYVSRDTDGWELTLRNLSKGYPHLTGTVSAL